The genomic interval CTGATCGGCCTGATCGAGACGCCGAGGCCGCTTCCCGACTCCATCGCCAAATCCGTGCTGGGCGCCGCCCCCGCACCCGCCGAGTGAGGACTTCCATGCGCTTCGCGCTCGCAGCCGGCCTTATCCTGGCTCTCTCCGCCGCTTCGCCCGCGCTGGCGGCGGACGGCGATCCGTATCCGCTCAAGACCCCGCCTCAGGGCTGGTCGTTCGAAGGCCCGTTCGGCAAGTACAACGAGGCCGACCTGCAGCACGGCTTCCAGGTCTACAAGGAAGTCTGCTCGGCCTGTCACAGCCTGAACCGCGTCGCCTTCCACACCCTGTCGGAGCCGGGCGGCCCCGGCTTCAGCGACGCGCAGATGAAGGCGATCGCCGGCTCGTACAAGGTGCTCGCCGGCCCCGACGACAAGGGCGACACGGTCGACGACAAGGGCAATCCCCTGACCCGTGCCGGCACGCCGGCCGACACCTTCCCGCCGCCCTTCCCGAACGAGGAAGCGGCCCGTGCCGCCAATGGCGGTGCGTTGCCGCCCGACCTCTCGCTGATCGAGAAGGCGCGTGCCGGCGGCCCGAACTACATCTACTCGCTGATGACCGGCTTCCACGAGACGCCGCCCAAGGGCTTCGCCGTCACGGCGAACAAGTACTTCAATCCGTATTTCATCGGCTGGGACATCTCGATGCCGCCGCCGCTGGCCGACGGCCAGGTGACCTTCGTGGACGGCGCGCCGAACAAGATCGCCGACGAGGCCTATGCCGTCGCCAACTTCCTGGCCTGGACCAGCGAGCCGCATCTGGACGACCGCCACCGCATCGGCGTCGGCGTGATGCTGTTCCTGATCGTCCTCTCGGGCCTGCTCTACCTCTCCTACCGCAGGGTCTGGAAGGACGAGGCGCACTAACTTCGAACTCTTTCCTCCCCCGCTTGCGGAGGAGGTGGCACGCCGTAGCGCAGCGGAGGCGTGACGGAGGGGGCCGCCGCCCCGCACAGTCCCCCTCCGCCTCGCTTCGCTCGGCACCTCCCCCGCAACGGCGGGGAGGAAAATGTTGAGGCACCTATGACCAAAACCGTCCTCGGCGTCATCGGCGGCAGCGGCGTCTATGACATTCCCGGCCTGGAGAATCCGCGTTGGAAGAAGATCGCCTCGCCCTGGGGGGCGCCGTCGGACGCGCTCCTGTTCGGCACCTACAAGGGCACCGATCTGGTCTTCCTGCCGCGCCATGGCCGCGGCCATATCCAGACGCCGTCCTCGATCAACTACCGCGCCAATATCGACGTGCTCAAGCGCGCCGGCGTCACCGACCTGATCAGCGTCTCCGCCTGCGGTTCGCTGAAGGAAGAGCTGCCGCCTGGCACCTTCGTCATCGCCGACCAGTTCATCGACCGCACCTATGCGCGCGAGAAAAGCTTCTTCGGCCCCGGCCTCGTCGCCCATGTCTCGATGGCCCATCCGGTCGACGGCCATATCGCGAACGCGCTCGGCCTCGCCTGCGCCGAGGAGGGCATCGCCTATGCCCGGGGCGGCACCTATATCTGCATCGAGGGTCCGCAATTCTCATCCCTGGCGGAGAGCAATCTCTACCGCTCCTGGGGCTGCAGCGTGATCGGCATGACCGCGATGCCCGAGGCCAAGCTCGCCCGCGAGGCGGAGCTGCCCTACGCCATCGTCGCCATGGTGACGGATTACGATTGCTGGCATCCCGACCACGACCATGTGACGGTCGACGCCGTGGTGAAGATCATGCATGCGAATGCCGAACATGCGCGCAAGCTGATCATGAACGTCGCCGGCAAGCTCGGTCCGGCGCATGCGCCGTCGCCGGGGATCGAATCGGTGCTCGACACCGCGCTCATGACCGCGCCGGCCAAGCGCGATGCGCGCCTGATCGCCAGGCTCGACGCCGTGGCGGGGCGCGTCCTGCCGAAGCGGCGGCCCGCGAAGACGCCGGCGAAGAAATCTAAGCGCCGGAAATAGCGCGGCGCAGCGCGGCGATCAGCGCGTCCGCATCGTCCGCCGGCACGAGCGTCAATCCATTTTGCGGCGGCAATCCGCAAGCTTGCGTCGCGACGACCGGAACGCCGCTCGCCAGCGCCTGAAGCAGGCGGCGCGGCGCGTCTTCGAGCAGGGCAGGCTGCACCACCGCCGCGACACCATCGAGCCAGTCTTCCGAAGTCGCCTGGCGGGAGCGCACGCCGTCCCAGAAATCCGCGCCTTCCAACGCGCTGCCGACGAGCATGATCTCCAGATCGAGCGCCTTCGCCGCCTCGCGCAATTCGTAAGCGCCCTTGCGCGCGATGGTCGGGCCGGGAAACGTGATGCGGCGCGGCACGACGGCGCCCGCCCGCGCACGGGCTTTCGGCATTGCCCAGTCGAGCCGCACGGCGCGTTCGCCGAACAATTCGGCGATGGCCGCATGCGGCGTGACGATCGAATCCGCCGCCGCCAGGGCCTCGCGCTCGGACGCGACCAGCGCGGGATCGGCGCGGAAATCCGCCAGCGTGCGCCGCCCGGGATGCCGCGCCGCCGCCGCGTCCAGCCGCGCCTCGATCTGCTCCATCGGCATCCGCGTCATGAGGACCGAGAGCCGCCGCCCGCCCAGATGCCTCTCGCGCCACAGGAAGGGCAGCAGCGATTGCGCCGCCACGACTTCTGTCACGTCCGGCGTCAGCGCCTGCGCCAGCCGCCGCGCCAGCGCCTCGGCGCCGCGCATGTCCGCCGCGCGCCGCTCCGCCCCGTCCTTGGCGAAGCGCAGCCGCAGGCTGCGCATGAGGGCCGTCAGGCTCGCCGGCGCCACGCGGCCGAAGCCGCCCGTGTCCCAGGCATAGCGCGCCGCCCTCCATCGCGCGCCGTCGAGCGGCAGCGCCAGCACGTCGCCGTCCCGCCGCGTTTGTGCGACATGGCGGCGAAATTCCGGCCAGTTCTCGTCGACCAGGAACGCGGTGCGCCCCTCCGGCGCCGCGTGCCCGCCTTCATGCCGGAAGCAGCCCGTCTCCGCGCAGATGCCGCAACTCTCCGTTCCACCTCCCGGCATCGCGGGGAGATCGAAAATCGTGAAGCGATTTTCGGGCGGGGCAGCGACTCCCTGCGCAACCAGCCGCACCACCAATTCGTCCCGCTCCACCGCCACCCGCAGCATCGCCGCGCGCGGCGCCGCGAACCGCAGGTCGACATAGTTCCACGCCACCGTCGCATCGCGCCCCGTCGTGCCGCGCGAGCCCGGCACGATCCGCGAATGCGCATGGCGCTCGACGATCGCGCATCCGGCCGTCAGCGCCGCGTCGT from Rhizomicrobium sp. carries:
- a CDS encoding cytochrome c1, with the protein product MRFALAAGLILALSAASPALAADGDPYPLKTPPQGWSFEGPFGKYNEADLQHGFQVYKEVCSACHSLNRVAFHTLSEPGGPGFSDAQMKAIAGSYKVLAGPDDKGDTVDDKGNPLTRAGTPADTFPPPFPNEEAARAANGGALPPDLSLIEKARAGGPNYIYSLMTGFHETPPKGFAVTANKYFNPYFIGWDISMPPPLADGQVTFVDGAPNKIADEAYAVANFLAWTSEPHLDDRHRIGVGVMLFLIVLSGLLYLSYRRVWKDEAH
- a CDS encoding S-methyl-5'-thioadenosine phosphorylase, with product MTKTVLGVIGGSGVYDIPGLENPRWKKIASPWGAPSDALLFGTYKGTDLVFLPRHGRGHIQTPSSINYRANIDVLKRAGVTDLISVSACGSLKEELPPGTFVIADQFIDRTYAREKSFFGPGLVAHVSMAHPVDGHIANALGLACAEEGIAYARGGTYICIEGPQFSSLAESNLYRSWGCSVIGMTAMPEAKLAREAELPYAIVAMVTDYDCWHPDHDHVTVDAVVKIMHANAEHARKLIMNVAGKLGPAHAPSPGIESVLDTALMTAPAKRDARLIARLDAVAGRVLPKRRPAKTPAKKSKRRK
- a CDS encoding VanW family protein, which translates into the protein MALAEARSRLPERSVPTRLGAALFQLKANLFRARRFAAELGRAPARLKKGDPAGFAAVLAESRSPLWSDPRAGERALQWGKVQNLRVAARLLDRTVLPAGAVFSFWRQMGRASARRGFVAGRMLQEGCLVPATGGGLCQLSNALYDAALTAGCAIVERHAHSRIVPGSRGTTGRDATVAWNYVDLRFAAPRAAMLRVAVERDELVVRLVAQGVAAPPENRFTIFDLPAMPGGGTESCGICAETGCFRHEGGHAAPEGRTAFLVDENWPEFRRHVAQTRRDGDVLALPLDGARWRAARYAWDTGGFGRVAPASLTALMRSLRLRFAKDGAERRAADMRGAEALARRLAQALTPDVTEVVAAQSLLPFLWRERHLGGRRLSVLMTRMPMEQIEARLDAAAARHPGRRTLADFRADPALVASEREALAAADSIVTPHAAIAELFGERAVRLDWAMPKARARAGAVVPRRITFPGPTIARKGAYELREAAKALDLEIMLVGSALEGADFWDGVRSRQATSEDWLDGVAAVVQPALLEDAPRRLLQALASGVPVVATQACGLPPQNGLTLVPADDADALIAALRRAISGA